One window from the genome of Verrucomicrobiia bacterium encodes:
- a CDS encoding SRPBCC family protein, with the protein MSKPNTVQLHRVLRCPPEKLYRAFLDPDAMVKWLPPHGFTAKVHKMDARVGGEHRMSFTNFTTGKGHSFGGKYLELTPHSRIRYTDKFDDPNLPGEMQVTISLRPVACGTELEITQEGIPSAIPVEFCYLGWQESLKLLAHIVEPDITG; encoded by the coding sequence GTGTTCTCCGCTGCCCGCCCGAGAAACTCTACCGCGCGTTTCTTGATCCGGACGCCATGGTGAAGTGGCTTCCTCCGCATGGCTTTACGGCCAAGGTCCATAAAATGGACGCGCGGGTCGGCGGCGAGCACCGCATGTCCTTCACGAATTTCACCACGGGGAAAGGCCATTCGTTCGGCGGCAAATACCTCGAGCTGACGCCGCACTCGCGGATCCGATACACGGATAAATTCGATGACCCCAATCTTCCCGGCGAAATGCAGGTCACGATTTCGCTGCGCCCGGTGGCCTGCGGAACCGAGCTCGAAATCACTCAGGAAGGCATTCCTTCTGCGATCCCGGTCGAGTTTTGCTACCTGGGATGGCAGGAATCCTTGAAGCTTCTGGCCCACATCGTCGAGCCGGACATCACCGGCTAA